In the Chryseobacterium sp. MYb264 genome, one interval contains:
- a CDS encoding aminodeoxychorismate synthase component I encodes MFSVNHQKFMEMDELSLQKVPYFFIVDFLTENVEIFKEDEIEKSGLLIDFQNFSSLKKEEKLHKNIEWKSFPETMESFKTGFDEVQKNIRLGNSYLVNYTRKTKIETNLTLEEIFYHSTAKYKVFYKDFFVFFSPETFVKIVDGKILTYPMKGTIDASLENAAEILKNDKKEKAEHYTVVDLLRNDLSMVADDVKVDQFQHIDFIKTQQKDLYAMSSEISGTLKPEFDGKVGSIMQKLLPAGSILGAPKPKTLEIILNAEGYDRGYYTGVCGWFDGKNVDSCVMIRFIEKEGEDLYFKSGGGITHMSKLEDEYQEMKNKIYVPIH; translated from the coding sequence ATGTTTTCAGTGAATCATCAAAAATTTATGGAAATGGACGAACTTTCTCTTCAGAAGGTTCCCTATTTCTTCATCGTGGACTTCCTTACGGAGAATGTAGAGATCTTTAAAGAAGATGAAATAGAAAAATCAGGCTTATTAATTGATTTTCAAAACTTTTCAAGCTTAAAAAAGGAAGAAAAACTCCATAAAAATATCGAATGGAAATCGTTTCCGGAAACTATGGAAAGTTTTAAAACAGGTTTTGATGAAGTACAGAAAAATATTCGCTTAGGAAATTCTTATCTTGTAAATTATACTAGAAAAACGAAAATTGAGACAAATTTAACACTTGAGGAAATTTTTTATCATTCTACTGCAAAATACAAGGTTTTTTATAAAGATTTTTTTGTATTTTTTTCTCCTGAAACTTTTGTGAAAATCGTAGACGGCAAAATTTTGACTTATCCAATGAAAGGAACCATAGATGCGTCTTTGGAAAATGCAGCAGAAATTTTGAAGAACGACAAAAAGGAAAAAGCAGAACACTACACGGTGGTAGATTTGCTTCGAAACGATTTGAGCATGGTGGCAGATGATGTGAAGGTTGATCAATTTCAACACATCGACTTCATCAAAACACAGCAAAAAGATTTGTATGCCATGAGTTCTGAGATTTCAGGAACATTAAAACCTGAATTTGACGGAAAAGTGGGAAGCATTATGCAAAAACTGCTTCCTGCGGGCTCTATTTTAGGAGCTCCCAAGCCAAAAACGTTGGAAATAATCCTTAATGCCGAAGGATATGACAGAGGTTATTACACGGGAGTTTGCGGTTGGTTTGATGGTAAAAACGTAGACAGCTGTGTTATGATTCGTTTTATTGAAAAGGAAGGCGAAGATCTTTATTTCAAAAGCGGCGGCGGCATCACGCACATGAGTAAATTAGAAGACGAGTATCAGGAAATGAAAAATAAAATTTATGTCCCAATTCATTGA
- a CDS encoding aminotransferase class IV encodes MSQFIESIKVEDQEIYLLDFHQKRVNQTFAHFGKEGSIDLKKIFEHLEHDEDGLFKFRIVYDLDKKVRTQMIPYAIPEIQDFQLVENNSFDYSFKFEDRKELEKMKMKSKAEEIIIVKNNHITDTSFSNLLFLKGKEWFTPNTYLLNGVQRQDLLKSKDIKETEITLQNLKQFSHFQLINSLNDFDENFIYPIARIINLPGNEEYLDL; translated from the coding sequence ATGTCCCAATTCATTGAAAGCATTAAAGTAGAAGATCAGGAAATTTACCTGTTAGATTTTCATCAGAAGCGTGTAAATCAAACCTTTGCCCATTTTGGGAAGGAAGGTTCTATTGATTTAAAAAAAATATTTGAACATCTTGAGCATGATGAAGATGGGCTTTTCAAATTCAGAATTGTGTATGATCTGGATAAAAAAGTGCGTACCCAGATGATTCCTTATGCGATTCCGGAGATACAAGATTTTCAGCTAGTTGAAAACAACAGTTTTGATTATTCCTTCAAATTTGAAGACAGAAAAGAACTGGAAAAGATGAAAATGAAATCTAAAGCAGAGGAAATTATCATCGTGAAAAATAATCACATTACCGATACTTCTTTTTCTAATCTTTTATTTTTGAAAGGTAAAGAATGGTTTACACCCAACACTTATCTTTTGAATGGAGTTCAGAGACAGGATCTTTTAAAATCGAAAGATATTAAAGAAACTGAAATAACGCTGCAAAATCTGAAACAATTTTCACATTTTCAGCTTATTAACTCTTTAAATGATTTTGATGAAAACTTCATTTACCCAATAGCCCGAATTATCAACCTACCGGGTAATGAAGAATATTTAGATCTTTAA
- the menD gene encoding 2-succinyl-5-enolpyruvyl-6-hydroxy-3-cyclohexene-1-carboxylic-acid synthase, with product MKKYSSKRSIQILAHLLQQYGISDVVISPGSRNAPLAIHFSEMAGVFNSFSIVDERSAAFVALGMSISEKKPVAITCTSGSAAANYYPAITEAFYSNIPLLVLTADRPTDYVDIFDGQTIRQNQLFHQHSYGDFQLLEDSKENAEDINFDIIKKAIELCIEKQGPVHINIPLEEPLYELVSELPTFPSVEKTIKNKEYEIPSNLVADWNTSQRILLLVGTRNYSPELENQLTQLVKNHSVVVLSEANSNLHYEKFFKHIDRYIYNFTEEDFKTYAPDLLITVGQNVVSKKVKQFLRKARPKQHWHLDEVWQPDTYFALTEKIEVKPEVFFSKLLNFVTLEPKPYFNLWDVLRDKKDAKHELYLNRVEFSDFYFFNKASQTIPENYNIHFSNSSAIRYAQLFDFGKRKMYCNRGTSGIDGSTSTAMGFAIKNASPTLLITGDLSFFYDVNGLWNQYIPPFVRIIIFNNGEGNIFKIIPGPGNANPNTLDEFIATKHKKNAEHIAKHFGFAYTKVEDEPTLDRVLENFFKPDAQPKILEVNTYGKNSADVLKGYFEFMKEN from the coding sequence ATGAAAAAATATTCTTCTAAAAGAAGTATTCAGATACTTGCGCATCTTCTTCAGCAATATGGAATTTCAGATGTAGTGATCTCTCCGGGATCCCGAAATGCTCCTTTGGCGATTCATTTTTCGGAAATGGCAGGCGTTTTCAATTCTTTTAGTATTGTGGATGAAAGAAGTGCTGCTTTCGTTGCCCTCGGAATGTCGATTAGTGAGAAAAAACCTGTGGCCATAACGTGTACCAGCGGTTCGGCGGCGGCCAATTATTATCCGGCGATCACAGAAGCATTTTATTCAAATATTCCGCTTTTGGTGCTAACGGCAGACCGCCCGACAGATTATGTGGATATTTTTGATGGGCAGACGATTAGACAGAATCAACTTTTTCATCAGCATTCTTACGGAGATTTCCAGTTGCTGGAAGACAGTAAGGAAAATGCAGAAGACATCAATTTTGATATTATTAAAAAAGCGATCGAACTCTGTATTGAAAAACAAGGTCCGGTACATATTAATATTCCGTTGGAAGAACCTTTGTATGAATTGGTTTCAGAACTTCCAACTTTCCCAAGCGTTGAAAAAACGATCAAGAATAAAGAATATGAAATTCCGTCTAATTTAGTAGCAGATTGGAATACTTCACAAAGAATTTTATTGTTAGTCGGAACCAGAAATTACAGTCCGGAACTTGAAAATCAATTAACTCAATTGGTTAAAAATCATTCGGTTGTTGTTTTGAGTGAAGCGAATTCTAATTTGCATTACGAAAAGTTCTTTAAGCATATTGACCGTTATATTTACAATTTCACGGAAGAAGATTTTAAAACCTATGCACCCGATTTGTTGATTACTGTTGGGCAAAACGTAGTTTCTAAAAAAGTAAAACAGTTTTTGAGAAAAGCACGACCAAAGCAACATTGGCATTTGGATGAGGTCTGGCAGCCGGATACATATTTCGCTTTAACGGAGAAAATTGAAGTAAAGCCTGAAGTTTTCTTTTCAAAATTATTAAACTTCGTAACTCTTGAGCCTAAACCTTATTTCAATCTTTGGGATGTTTTGAGGGATAAAAAAGATGCGAAACACGAATTATATTTGAATAGAGTTGAATTTTCAGATTTCTATTTTTTTAATAAAGCGTCTCAAACTATTCCTGAAAACTACAATATTCATTTCAGCAACAGTTCGGCAATTCGATATGCGCAGTTGTTCGATTTCGGGAAAAGAAAAATGTATTGCAACCGAGGAACAAGCGGAATTGACGGTTCTACTTCAACAGCGATGGGTTTTGCGATAAAAAATGCCAGCCCAACTTTGTTAATTACAGGTGATTTAAGCTTTTTCTATGACGTAAACGGACTTTGGAATCAATATATTCCGCCATTTGTGAGAATTATTATTTTCAACAATGGAGAAGGAAATATTTTCAAAATTATTCCGGGACCAGGAAATGCAAATCCAAATACTTTAGACGAATTTATCGCGACCAAGCATAAGAAAAACGCAGAACATATTGCCAAGCATTTCGGCTTTGCTTACACAAAAGTGGAAGACGAACCAACGCTGGACAGAGTGCTGGAAAATTTCTTCAAGCCAGATGCACAGCCTAAAATATTAGAAGTCAACACCTATGGTAAAAATAGTGCTGACGTTCTAAAAGGTTATTTTGAATTCATGAAAGAAAATTAA
- a CDS encoding isopenicillin N synthase family dioxygenase, whose amino-acid sequence MDKIPSVDLRDFLSGTPERKQKFVNEIGKAYEEIGFVALKGHFLDDNLVEDLYGEVKNFFELPTETKLKYEIPGIGGQRGYVGFGKETAKGFKKGDLKEFWHFGQYVSDDSQYKSEYPDNVIVDELPKFNEVGKEAYQMLEKTGQYVLRALAIYLGLDEFYFDDKIAEGNSILRPIHYPPITEEPNDAVRAAAHGDINLITLLMGSQGKGLQVQNHNGDWIDAIAEPDELMINVGDMLSRHTNNRLKSTIHRVVNPPRELWGTSRYSIPFFMHPVSSMSLNALENCVDENNPKLYSDTTAGEFLHERLVELGLIKI is encoded by the coding sequence ATGGACAAAATACCTAGTGTAGACCTGCGTGATTTCCTTTCGGGTACCCCGGAACGCAAACAGAAATTTGTAAATGAAATCGGAAAAGCTTATGAAGAAATTGGTTTTGTAGCCTTAAAAGGCCATTTTCTTGATGACAACCTTGTAGAAGATTTGTATGGAGAGGTGAAAAACTTTTTTGAACTTCCAACGGAAACGAAACTTAAGTATGAAATTCCCGGAATTGGTGGCCAAAGAGGTTATGTAGGATTTGGTAAAGAAACTGCAAAGGGTTTCAAAAAAGGAGATTTGAAGGAGTTTTGGCATTTCGGACAATATGTGTCTGATGATTCCCAATACAAAAGCGAATATCCTGACAACGTAATCGTGGATGAACTTCCAAAATTCAATGAAGTAGGCAAGGAAGCTTACCAGATGCTTGAAAAAACAGGACAGTATGTTTTAAGAGCATTGGCCATTTATCTTGGTCTGGATGAATTTTATTTTGACGACAAAATCGCAGAAGGAAATTCTATTCTTAGACCTATTCATTATCCGCCAATCACAGAAGAGCCTAATGATGCGGTAAGAGCAGCAGCTCACGGAGATATTAACCTCATTACTCTTTTAATGGGTTCTCAGGGGAAAGGTCTTCAGGTTCAGAATCACAACGGAGACTGGATCGATGCGATTGCAGAACCGGATGAATTGATGATCAACGTTGGAGATATGTTGTCGAGACATACCAACAACAGATTGAAATCTACGATTCACAGAGTGGTAAATCCGCCAAGAGAATTGTGGGGAACTTCAAGATATTCGATTCCTTTCTTTATGCACCCTGTAAGTTCAATGTCGTTAAATGCGCTTGAAAACTGTGTGGATGAAAACAATCCTAAATTGTATTCTGATACTACAGCCGGAGAATTTTTGCATGAAAGATTGGTAGAATTGGGATTGATAAAAATTTAA
- a CDS encoding bacteriocin-like protein, with protein sequence MKNLKKLSKGQLKSITGAGGVKLPEPELCLYACNGIVVCVACSDDFKCPVDDM encoded by the coding sequence ATGAAAAATTTAAAAAAACTAAGTAAAGGCCAATTAAAATCTATTACCGGCGCAGGAGGTGTAAAACTTCCGGAACCAGAACTTTGTCTGTATGCCTGCAACGGCATTGTTGTATGTGTAGCTTGCAGCGACGATTTCAAATGTCCGGTAGATGATATGTAA
- a CDS encoding GLPGLI family protein: MRLLIILLFVFNYSLAQTTRFIYQYEFVPDTTLPKVISKEYMFLDIHPKESQFYSYRNYNVDSTAVAYKKKGLFYMPPNREYINFRIIKNLQNNEVNMMTKISSTVYGVSDKRKINWKITNRKGSILGHSVTSAETNFGGRNWTAWFASDISIQDGPYKFKGLPGLILKIEDDKKNHVFTAIQIVKSKNNEEYPSTENSKPTKQITQEEYKKLLTEYRKDPLKHLRGRYPDQTDSDGNFRTGEQVFRDEEKLFKNRIKKDNNMLEIDLL, translated from the coding sequence ATGAGACTATTAATTATTTTACTTTTTGTTTTTAATTATTCATTAGCACAGACCACAAGGTTTATTTATCAATATGAATTTGTGCCAGACACTACACTTCCAAAAGTCATAAGTAAGGAATATATGTTTCTGGATATTCATCCAAAAGAATCGCAATTTTACAGCTATAGAAATTATAATGTAGATTCTACTGCTGTTGCTTATAAAAAGAAAGGTTTGTTTTATATGCCGCCCAATCGGGAATATATTAATTTCAGGATTATTAAAAACCTTCAGAATAATGAAGTGAATATGATGACGAAAATTAGTTCTACAGTTTACGGTGTTTCAGACAAAAGAAAAATAAACTGGAAAATAACCAATCGAAAAGGCAGTATTTTAGGGCATTCTGTTACCAGCGCAGAAACCAATTTTGGAGGTAGAAACTGGACGGCGTGGTTTGCTTCCGATATTTCTATTCAGGACGGACCTTATAAATTTAAAGGGCTTCCGGGTTTAATCCTAAAAATTGAAGATGATAAAAAAAATCATGTTTTCACTGCGATACAGATTGTAAAGTCTAAAAATAATGAAGAATATCCATCAACTGAAAATTCAAAACCTACTAAACAGATTACTCAGGAAGAATATAAAAAGCTTTTGACTGAATATCGAAAAGATCCATTAAAGCATTTACGCGGAAGATATCCGGATCAAACAGATAGTGACGGAAATTTCAGGACAGGCGAACAGGTTTTTAGAGATGAAGAGAAGCTTTTTAAAAACAGAATTAAAAAAGATAATAATATGCTGGAAATAGATTTATTGTAA
- a CDS encoding PA0069 family radical SAM protein: MQNENIIKGQGALRNVINRFDKYTHEPEDEDFETVKTSFTEVFPKSIVNQVKSEDLPMEYSMNPYQGCEHGCSYCFARPTHEYWGYSAGIDFERKIMVKKNAPELLEKFFQKRGYQPAPILLSGNTDCYQPAERQFEITRKLLQVCLDYRHPVNILTKNAMVLRDLDILKPMAEKNLVSVSLSIPTINEDLRRKMEPRTSSAKNKMKAIEVLSENNIPVHVMVAPVIPGLNSDEPLNILKSISEAGAQSFGYTLVRLNDTVEPVFVKWIEAAFPDRAQKVLNLIRSMRGGKLGDKRYFERQRGEGNIAEMIHTTFKIGKKKFFEGKEFPKLSVKDFTGSRDQQLRLFD; encoded by the coding sequence ATGCAGAACGAAAATATCATAAAAGGTCAGGGAGCGCTACGAAATGTCATTAACCGTTTCGATAAATATACTCATGAGCCTGAAGATGAAGATTTCGAAACTGTGAAAACTTCTTTCACGGAAGTATTTCCAAAATCAATTGTAAACCAGGTGAAAAGTGAGGATCTTCCAATGGAATATTCCATGAACCCTTATCAGGGGTGTGAGCATGGATGTTCTTACTGTTTTGCCAGACCCACGCACGAATATTGGGGCTACAGTGCCGGGATTGATTTCGAAAGAAAGATCATGGTAAAGAAAAATGCACCGGAATTGCTGGAAAAATTTTTTCAAAAAAGAGGTTATCAGCCTGCACCGATTTTACTTTCCGGGAATACGGATTGTTATCAGCCTGCAGAACGACAGTTTGAGATCACCAGAAAATTACTGCAAGTTTGTCTCGACTACAGACATCCTGTCAATATTCTGACAAAAAATGCAATGGTTTTAAGAGATCTTGATATTCTGAAACCTATGGCGGAAAAGAATCTTGTTTCCGTTTCGTTAAGCATTCCCACAATTAATGAAGATCTCAGAAGAAAAATGGAGCCGCGCACGAGTTCCGCAAAAAATAAAATGAAAGCCATAGAGGTCTTATCTGAAAACAATATCCCTGTTCACGTGATGGTGGCACCTGTTATTCCCGGATTGAATAGTGATGAGCCACTGAATATTCTGAAGTCTATTTCAGAAGCTGGTGCCCAAAGTTTTGGTTACACGCTGGTGAGGCTAAATGATACAGTGGAGCCTGTTTTTGTGAAATGGATTGAAGCGGCTTTTCCGGATCGCGCTCAAAAAGTACTTAACCTTATTCGCTCGATGCGAGGCGGAAAATTGGGCGACAAAAGATATTTTGAACGACAAAGAGGGGAGGGGAATATAGCAGAGATGATTCATACAACTTTCAAAATCGGGAAAAAGAAGTTTTTTGAGGGTAAAGAGTTTCCGAAATTGTCTGTAAAAGATTTTACGGGAAGTAGAGATCAGCAGCTGAGATTGTTTGATTAA
- a CDS encoding ribosomal maturation YjgA family protein gives MKFKFNLKYFVVTIIIFLIEVLIATKLKNIFFVRAYLGDVIVVMLIYTFIKCFFEIKNNLQLILGIFVFSCLVEFAQYLNVAEKLGFKPGSLMYIVIGNSFSLIDILCYAAGCLLLSVFIKMILEKK, from the coding sequence ATGAAATTCAAATTCAATCTAAAATATTTCGTTGTAACAATAATAATTTTCTTAATTGAAGTTTTAATAGCCACAAAACTCAAAAATATTTTCTTCGTAAGAGCCTATTTAGGCGATGTAATTGTGGTGATGCTGATTTATACTTTCATCAAATGTTTTTTTGAAATAAAAAATAACTTACAACTGATTCTCGGTATTTTTGTTTTCTCCTGCCTCGTAGAGTTTGCACAATATCTTAATGTCGCTGAAAAACTTGGCTTCAAGCCAGGTAGTCTGATGTATATTGTAATCGGAAATTCATTTTCCCTGATCGATATTCTCTGTTATGCAGCCGGATGCCTACTACTTTCTGTTTTCATTAAAATGATACTCGAAAAGAAATAA
- a CDS encoding thioredoxin family protein, with the protein MKNFKVILTAFVLGLGLLSFTTGNHHKNETESGDKSSVKGYEVGDEATDFKLKNVDGKMVSLADFKTAKGFIVVFTCNHCPYAKKYENRIIELDKKFKSQGYPVIAINPNDPNVQPEDGYKEMIERAKQKNFTFPYLVDDRQKIFPQYGATKTPHVFLLQKENGKNIVKYIGAIDNNYENPNDVSEYYVQDAVNALIKNEPIKMTKTVAIGCTVKVKK; encoded by the coding sequence ATGAAAAATTTTAAAGTTATATTGACTGCCTTTGTTCTTGGGCTTGGTTTATTGAGTTTCACAACAGGAAATCATCATAAAAATGAAACGGAATCGGGAGATAAATCTTCTGTAAAAGGCTATGAAGTTGGGGATGAAGCGACAGATTTTAAACTGAAAAATGTAGATGGGAAAATGGTATCACTGGCAGATTTTAAAACCGCAAAAGGGTTTATCGTTGTTTTTACCTGCAACCATTGTCCGTATGCGAAAAAGTACGAAAACCGAATTATTGAATTAGATAAGAAATTCAAATCTCAGGGTTATCCGGTAATTGCGATCAATCCAAATGACCCCAATGTGCAGCCTGAAGACGGTTACAAGGAAATGATCGAAAGAGCCAAGCAGAAGAATTTTACTTTTCCGTATCTGGTGGATGATAGACAGAAAATTTTCCCTCAATACGGAGCCACAAAAACGCCTCATGTGTTTCTTTTGCAGAAAGAGAATGGTAAAAATATAGTGAAATACATTGGTGCCATCGACAATAACTACGAAAACCCGAATGATGTTTCTGAATATTATGTGCAGGATGCGGTAAATGCTTTGATTAAAAATGAACCGATAAAAATGACGAAAACAGTTGCTATTGGATGCACCGTGAAAGTAAAGAAATAA
- a CDS encoding TlpA family protein disulfide reductase, giving the protein MKKLIALFLILLSISIVNAQQATLPSVKYEELEKRIQQEKEKLVVVNFWSTTCAPCVKELPHFMEINKKYSDNPKFKMILVSLDRLMDKERVIKFIKNKNLTAEVILLDDIKRMNTWIPTFEKDWDGNIPVTIFYKNGVKVHFNDGEMSKDELESVIAKNV; this is encoded by the coding sequence ATGAAAAAATTAATCGCCCTTTTTTTAATCCTCCTTTCTATTTCTATAGTTAATGCTCAGCAAGCAACCTTACCTTCTGTGAAATATGAAGAGCTTGAAAAGAGAATTCAACAGGAAAAAGAGAAGCTTGTAGTAGTTAATTTCTGGTCAACTACCTGTGCGCCCTGCGTAAAAGAGCTTCCTCATTTTATGGAAATCAATAAAAAGTATTCTGATAATCCGAAATTTAAAATGATCTTGGTTTCTTTGGACAGATTGATGGATAAAGAGAGAGTGATTAAATTTATTAAAAATAAAAACCTGACTGCCGAAGTCATTTTACTGGATGATATTAAAAGGATGAATACCTGGATTCCAACATTTGAAAAAGACTGGGATGGAAATATTCCGGTAACGATTTTCTATAAAAATGGAGTGAAGGTTCATTTTAATGATGGTGAAATGAGTAAAGATGAACTGGAATCTGTAATTGCAAAAAACGTATAA
- a CDS encoding energy transducer TonB, with translation MKKVLIFLVLQFSILAFTQTAETYIPEFSSVKNIPDYGILRTKMKLSDVVTKAEISPEFPGGTEAFKRQFAEKMDVIDVKSDQINTRVYFIVEKNGYVRFVAATGDNKKHSQAAEVAVRRLFVRWKPATNNGEPVRFLYTFPLTLKKYD, from the coding sequence ATGAAAAAAGTACTTATTTTTCTGGTACTCCAGTTCAGTATCTTAGCATTCACGCAAACCGCTGAAACTTATATTCCTGAATTCAGTAGTGTAAAAAACATTCCCGACTATGGAATTCTTAGAACAAAAATGAAACTCAGTGATGTGGTTACTAAAGCAGAGATATCCCCCGAATTTCCCGGAGGCACAGAAGCATTCAAAAGGCAGTTTGCCGAAAAAATGGATGTTATAGATGTTAAATCAGATCAGATCAATACCCGTGTTTATTTTATTGTAGAAAAAAATGGTTATGTAAGGTTTGTGGCAGCCACCGGAGATAATAAAAAGCATTCCCAGGCCGCCGAAGTAGCAGTAAGAAGGCTATTCGTACGATGGAAACCAGCTACAAACAATGGAGAGCCTGTCCGCTTTTTATATACTTTCCCTTTGACCTTAAAGAAGTATGATTAA
- a CDS encoding energy transducer TonB, translating into MKKIANCYCLLFYCFISAQEAIAGSTDLNELVLIEKNNNVTGDIEKAAEFPKGINVFRQMLLKNFRGKKIKGTENMSCELLFIIDKTGSMTDIKATGNNQSFNEEVIRSVSKIKDKWVPAEINGQKVRYRVRIPLHFNFDSPKK; encoded by the coding sequence ATGAAAAAAATCGCAAACTGTTATTGCCTGTTATTTTACTGTTTCATTTCGGCCCAGGAAGCCATAGCAGGATCTACCGATTTGAACGAATTGGTTTTAATAGAAAAAAATAACAACGTGACAGGAGACATTGAAAAAGCAGCCGAATTTCCTAAAGGGATTAATGTTTTTAGGCAAATGCTTTTAAAAAACTTTAGAGGCAAAAAAATAAAAGGAACTGAAAATATGAGTTGCGAACTTCTTTTTATTATTGACAAAACAGGCTCAATGACAGATATAAAAGCCACAGGAAACAATCAAAGCTTTAATGAAGAAGTGATTCGATCGGTTTCAAAAATTAAAGACAAATGGGTTCCTGCTGAAATTAATGGTCAAAAAGTCCGTTACAGAGTGAGGATTCCGTTACACTTCAACTTTGATTCACCAAAAAAATAG